The following coding sequences lie in one Kryptolebias marmoratus isolate JLee-2015 linkage group LG5, ASM164957v2, whole genome shotgun sequence genomic window:
- the LOC108241545 gene encoding adhesion G protein-coupled receptor B1-like isoform X1 yields the protein MAWSALTGPCVALVLLFFGLTSCTPSGPASATCATLEQSRFFGVFSSTTTLHSSPCSWTLQNPDPRRYTVYMKITKPTDSCVPRQIKTFQFDSFIETSRTYLGMESFDEVVRLCDASTTVTYLESSKQFLQIRKVAPSNALETIEGDHSVSEFKAEFLVVGKRNPSMPACQMLCQWLEKCLSSSTHDYPCGIMNTPCQCWEAPKRKPGSCYRGGVYVEKCSPVPKDNGRDAEIIKGWAGWGRWSVCSQECGGGVQVRSRSCQPDDGVCEGTVEEGRACNPQPCIGKERNRSQGLRAIIGLKRDNTDDSTLGAVAPQTDAKTDEWAPWSACSVTCGEGWQSRTRLCATSSFTTQCTGPLRENRPCNNTVVCPVDGAWDEWTPWSLCSSTCGRGYRDRTRTCKQPQNGGEPCRGPTRQTKFCNIAVCPVDGSWNEWSAWTSCSASCSNGTRQRTRECNGPSYGGSECHGSWKETANCFLKDCPVNGTWHSWSSWGSCSKTCGGGIQQRQRVCEGPFFGGEPCPGETKEQKRCNEKRCPEPHEICAEQNTGDVVWKKTPAGDVAAVACPADASGLILRRCTLDAVGLASWENPTYTQCVSKNYENIQMLSKDYISKAQMGQSIDGVAEVISRLRFSSDEKAVYSGDLLAVMEILKNTTELYKGTRLRLSNADVENYVQTISNLLKEEHRDKWEEAQLMGANIKEFLRLVEDFVNMIGMQMSGFQDIYEVTENLVLSIHKRPTTTSSNFTFPVKGWRGMLDWVRTSEEKISVSRDALSLKQSDGNDAFVTGIVLYRNLASIMPFQSNSTLLNSKVVTVIVKPSPTLLSSPVEIEFPHLHNGTVNETCLSWDESETSSLLGSWSARSCRAVPVHSFRTKCVCDSLSTFAILARVNFDSIMDKALLPSVTLIVGCGVSSLTLLLLIIIYVSVWKYIRSERSVILINFCLSIICSNALILIGQTQARNKVVCTLVAALLHFFFLSSFCWVLTEAWQSYMAVTGRLRNRIIRKRFLCLGWGLPALVVAVSVGFTKAQGYGTVNYCWLSLEGGLLYSFVGPAAAVVLVNMVIGILVFNKLVSKDGITDVKLKERAGASLWSSCVVLPLLALTWMSAVLAITDRRSALFQILFAVFDSLEGFIIVMVHCILRREVQEAVKCRVVDRKDDGNGDSGSSLHNGHPQHMSDNEKDGDSSRQGMKSSSEEKMPPPQLPLPMGSNFHTLPSKGSHMQAVPEYSSHTLTLKREKSRLAGGVDPSCGKPVYVCEGELFKQLDADLALAQAEGSLSDGSGYVVMPNTTSTLRSKPKDDPTKYNISVDQLPQARLMHLGGPFAEPQAAFGMSSIPPDQVSVSYSERDSPIQNIHNMSSESHITHSSLENTFESMNSMMSKSETISTLSMSSLERQKSRYAELDFEKIMHTKKRHQNMFQDLNRKMHHAEKDRESPASDSKSVRWSVSSGGSDKTNHSDKQQAPMERPWEGVRGIPQSPPAWVRKDLEPLAASPLELHSVEWEKTSTTIPLVGQDIIDLQTEV from the exons ATGGCGTGGTCAGCTCTTACCGGCCCCTGTGTGGCCCTTGTCCTGCTCTTCTTCGGTTTGACCTCCTGCACGCCCTCTGGCCCAGCCTCCGCCACCTGTGCCACCCTGGAGCAGAGTCGCTTTTTTGGCGTGTTCTCCTCCACGACCACCCTGCACTCGTCACCTTGCTCCTGGACCCTTCAGAATCCCGATCCTCGCCGCTACACTGTCTACATGAAGATCACCAAGCCCACCGACTCCTGCGTGCCCCGCCAGATCAAGACCTTCCAGTTTGACTCCTTCATCGAGACCTCTCGCACCTACCTGGGTATGGAGAGCTTCGACGAGGTCGTCAGACTGTGTGACGCGTCAACCACTGTCACCTACCTAGAATCCAGCAAGCAGTTCCTGCAGATCCGCAAGGTGGCCCCATCAAACGCCCTGGAGACCATTGAGGGAGATCACAGTGTCAGTGAGTTCAAGGCTGAGTTTCTGGTCGTGGGGAAGAGGAACCCTAGCATGCCTGCCTGCCAGATGCTGTGCCAGTGGCTGGAGAAGTGCCTGTCAAGCAGCACCCACGATTATCCCTGCGGCATCATGAACACCCCCTGCCAGTGCTGGGAGGCCCCAAAGAGGAAGCCAGGAAGCTGCTACAGAGGCGGTGTCTACGTTGAGAAATGCTCACCTGTTCCCAAAGACAACGGACGCGACGCTGAGATTATCA AGGGCTGGGCTGGTTGGGGCCGCTGGTCCGTGTGCAGCCAGGAATGTGGCGGCGGAGTCCAGGTGCGCAGCCGATCTTGCCAGCCCGACGATGGCGTGTGTGAGGGAACAGTAGAGGAAGGGCGTGCATGCAACCCTCAGCCCTGCATTG GCAAAGAGCGAAACAGGAGCCAGGGTCTGCGTGCAATTATTGGTCTGAAGAGAGATAACACTGATGACTCCACCCTTGGAGCTGTTGCTCCTCAAACAG ATGCTAAGACAGATGAGTGGGCCCCCTGGAGTGCATGCTCAGTCACCTGTGGGGAGGGCTGGCAGAGCCGTACTCGCCTCTGTGCCACCTCTTCCTTCACCACCCAGTGCACCGGACCCCTGCGTGAGAACAGGCCCTGCAACAACACTGTTGTCTGCCCTG TGGATGGTGCTTGGGACGAGTGGACCCCCTGGAGCTTGTGTTCATCCACATGTGGCCGTGGTTATCGTGACCGTACCCGCACATGCAAGCAGCCCCAGAACGGAGGAGAGCCTTGCCGCGGCCCCACCAGACAAACCAAGTTCTGCAACATTGCTGTCTGCCCAG TGGACGGATCCTGGAATGAGTGGTCTGCCTGGACTTCATGCTCTGCTTCTTGCTCCAATGGCACCAGACAGAGAACAAGGGAGTGCAACGGACCATCTTATGGGGGCTCCGAGTGCCACGGCAGCTGGAAAGAGACAGCAAACTGCTTCCTGAAAGATTGCCCtg TTAATGGAACCTGGCATTCATGGAGCTCATGGGGCAGCTGCAGTAAGACTTGTGGTGGAGGCAtccagcagagacagagagtCTGCGAGGGCCCTTTCTTTGGAGGAGAACCCTGCCCCGGTGAAACAAAGGAGCAGAAGCGCTGCAATGAGAAAAGATGCCCTG AGCCCCATGAGATCTGTGCTGAGCAGAACACCGGTGATGTTGTGTGGAAGAAGACCCCTGCTGGAGATGTGGCTGCAGTCGCCTGCCCCGCCGACGCCTCAG GTCTGATTCTACGCCGCTGCACCCTTGATGCTGTAGGTCTCGCCTCCTGGGAGAACCCAACTTACACTCAGTGTGTCTCAAAGAACTACGAGAACATTCAGATGCTG TCAAAGGACTACATCTCCAAAGCGCAGATGGGGCAAAGCATCGATGGCGTCGCTGAAGTGATTTCACGCTTGAGATTCTCTTCTGATGAAAAGGCCGTATACAGCGGTGACCTCTTGGCTGTCATGGAAATCCTGAAGAACACCACTGAGCTGTACAAGGGAACCAGGCTGAGGCTAAGCAACGCTGATGTCGAG AACTATGTCCAGACCATCAGCAACTTACTGAAGGAGGAACATCGTGACAAATGGGAAGAGGCACAACTG ATGGGTGCCAACATCAAAGAGTTCCTCCGCCTTGTCGAGGACTTTGTGAACATGATCGGTATGCAAATGAGCGGCTTTCAGGACATCTACGAAGTCACTGAGAATTTAG TTCTGAGCATCCACAAGCGCCCAACAACCACGAGCTCCAACTTCACCTTCCCTGTGAAGGGCTGGAGAGGCATGCTGGATTGGGTCAGGACCTCCGAGGAGAAGATCTCTGTGTCCCGTGATGCTCTGTCTCTGAAACAGTCTG atGGCAATGATGCTTTTGTGACCGGCATCGTCCTCTACAGAAACCTTGCCTCAATTATGCCCTTCCAGAG caACAGCACCTTACTTAACTCCAAGGTGGTGACAGTAATTGTCAAACCCTCCCCGACTCTTCTGTCATCCCCCGTCGAGATCGAGTTCCCCCATCTCCACAAC GGCACAGTCAATGAAACCTGCCTCTCATGGGACGAAAGCGAAAC TTCCTCTCTTCTCGGGTCTTGGTCTGCTCGGAGCTGCAGAGCGGTGCCCGTTCATTCATTCCGAACCAAATGCGTGTGTGACAGCCTCTCCACCTTCGCCATTTTAGCGCGCGTCAACTTCGACTCG ATCATGGACAAGGCACTGCTCCCATCCGTGACTCTCATCGTTGGCTGTGGGGTCTCTTCTCTCACCTTGctgctcctcatcatcatctACGTCTCCGTGTGGAA GTACATTCGCTCAGAGCGCTCTGTCATCCTCATCAACTTCTGCCTCTCCATTATATGCTCAAATGCCCTCATTCTTATCGGACAAACCCAGGCTCGCAACAAG GTGGTGTGCACTCTTGTAGCTGCTCTcctccatttctttttcctctcctccttctgctGGGTGCTGACTGAAGCTTGGCAGTCCTACATGGCTGTCACTGGTCGTCTGCGCAACCGCATCATCCGCAAGCGCTTCTTGTGCCTAGGCTGGG gtCTTCCTGCACTGGTAGTGGCCGTTTCTGTTGGTTTCACCAAAGCTCAAGGATACGGCACCGTCAACTA TTGCTGGCTGTCCCTTGAGGGTGGACTCCTCTACTCCTTCGTTGGTCCTGCTGCCGCTGTCGTTCTG gtAAATATGGTGATTGGTATCCTCGTGTTCAACAAGCTTGTATCCAAGGACGGCATCACTGATGTGAAACTGAAGGAGAGAGCTGG GGCATCACTGTGGAGCTCCTGCGTGGTTCTGCCCCTCCTGGCCCTCACCTGGATGTCTGCTGTCCTGGCCATCACGGACCGCCGCTCTGCCCTCTTTCAGATCCTCTTTGCTGTCTTCGACTCTCTGGAGGGTTTCATCATCGTCATGGTGCACTGCATCCTGCGTAGAGAG GTTCAGGAGGCAGTGAAGTGCAGAGTAGTTGACCGCAAGGACGATGGAAATGGAGACTCTGGCAGTTCTCTTCACAATGGTCACCCCCAGCATATG TCTGATAATGAAAAGGATGGAGACTCAAGCAGACAAG gaATGAAAAGCTCATCTGAGGAAAAGAtgcctcctcctcagctgccccttcccatgggctccaACTTCCACACCCTGCCATCCAAGGGCAGCCACATGCAGGCGGTTCCTGAGTACTCCAGCCACACGCTGACCctgaagagagagaaaagccGGCTGGCAGGAGGAGTCGACCCGTCCTGCGGGAAACCTGTGTACGTCTGCGAGGGGGAGCTCTTCAAGCAGCTGGACGCGGACCTCGCCCTGGCTCAGGCCGAGGGCAGCCTCTCTGACGGCAGCGGCTATGTTGTCATGCCCAACACCACATCCACCCTGAGGTCCAAGCCCAAAGACGACCCAACAAAATATAACATCAGCGTGGATCAGCTGCCCCAGGCCAGACTCATGCACCTCGGCGGGCCCTTCGCCGAGCCCCAGGCCGCCTTCGGGATGTCGTCGATCCCTCCCGACCAGGTCAGCGTGTCCTACTCTGAGAGAGACTCGCCAATCCAGAACATCCACAACATGTCCAGCGAATCTCACATCACCCACAGCAGCTTGGAGAACACCTTCGAGTCCATGAACTCAATGATGTCTAAAAGCGAGACCATCTCCACTCTGTCCATGAGCTCCTTGGAG CGACAGAAATCCCGTTACGCTGAGTTGGACTTTGAG AAAATAATGCACACCAAGAAACGCCACCAGAACATGTTCCAGGACCTTAATAGGAAGATGCATCATGCTGAGAAGGACAGAGAGTCTCCTGCTTCTGACAGCAAG TCTGTGAGATGGAGTGTGTCTTCTGGAGGAagtgacaaaacaaaccacagc GACAAACAGCAGGCTCCAATGGAGAGGCCATGGGAAGGAGTCCGGGGAATACCTCAGTCACCCCCTGCATGGGTGCGTAAAGACCTGGAGCCCCTAGCTGCCTCGCCTCTGGAGCTGCACTCTGTGGAGTGGGAGAAGACGAGCACTACCATCCCCCTGGTGGGGCAGGACATTATTGACCTGCAAACAGAAGTCtga
- the LOC108241545 gene encoding adhesion G protein-coupled receptor B1-like isoform X2: MAWSALTGPCVALVLLFFGLTSCTPSGPASATCATLEQSRFFGVFSSTTTLHSSPCSWTLQNPDPRRYTVYMKITKPTDSCVPRQIKTFQFDSFIETSRTYLGMESFDEVVRLCDASTTVTYLESSKQFLQIRKVAPSNALETIEGDHSVSEFKAEFLVVGKRNPSMPACQMLCQWLEKCLSSSTHDYPCGIMNTPCQCWEAPKRKPGSCYRGGVYVEKCSPVPKDNGRDAEIIKGWAGWGRWSVCSQECGGGVQVRSRSCQPDDGVCEGTVEEGRACNPQPCIGKERNRSQGLRAIIGLKRDNTDDSTLGAVAPQTDAKTDEWAPWSACSVTCGEGWQSRTRLCATSSFTTQCTGPLRENRPCNNTVVCPVDGAWDEWTPWSLCSSTCGRGYRDRTRTCKQPQNGGEPCRGPTRQTKFCNIAVCPVDGSWNEWSAWTSCSASCSNGTRQRTRECNGPSYGGSECHGSWKETANCFLKDCPVNGTWHSWSSWGSCSKTCGGGIQQRQRVCEGPFFGGEPCPGETKEQKRCNEKRCPEPHEICAEQNTGDVVWKKTPAGDVAAVACPADASGLILRRCTLDAVGLASWENPTYTQCVSKNYENIQMLSKDYISKAQMGQSIDGVAEVISRLRFSSDEKAVYSGDLLAVMEILKNTTELYKGTRLRLSNADVENYVQTISNLLKEEHRDKWEEAQLMGANIKEFLRLVEDFVNMIGMQMSGFQDIYEVTENLVLSIHKRPTTTSSNFTFPVKGWRGMLDWVRTSEEKISVSRDALSLKQSDGNDAFVTGIVLYRNLASIMPFQSNSTLLNSKVVTVIVKPSPTLLSSPVEIEFPHLHNGTVNETCLSWDESETSSLLGSWSARSCRAVPVHSFRTKCVCDSLSTFAILARVNFDSIMDKALLPSVTLIVGCGVSSLTLLLLIIIYVSVWKYIRSERSVILINFCLSIICSNALILIGQTQARNKVVCTLVAALLHFFFLSSFCWVLTEAWQSYMAVTGRLRNRIIRKRFLCLGWGLPALVVAVSVGFTKAQGYGTVNYCWLSLEGGLLYSFVGPAAAVVLVNMVIGILVFNKLVSKDGITDVKLKERAGASLWSSCVVLPLLALTWMSAVLAITDRRSALFQILFAVFDSLEGFIIVMVHCILRREVQEAVKCRVVDRKDDGNGDSGSSLHNGHPQHMSDNEKDGDSSRQGMKSSSEEKMPPPQLPLPMGSNFHTLPSKGSHMQAVPEYSSHTLTLKREKSRLAGGVDPSCGKPVYVCEGELFKQLDADLALAQAEGSLSDGSGYVVMPNTTSTLRSKPKDDPTKYNISVDQLPQARLMHLGGPFAEPQAAFGMSSIPPDQVSVSYSERDSPIQNIHNMSSESHITHSSLENTFESMNSMMSKSETISTLSMSSLERQKSRYAELDFEKIMHTKKRHQNMFQDLNRKMHHAEKDRESPASDSKDKQQAPMERPWEGVRGIPQSPPAWVRKDLEPLAASPLELHSVEWEKTSTTIPLVGQDIIDLQTEV, translated from the exons ATGGCGTGGTCAGCTCTTACCGGCCCCTGTGTGGCCCTTGTCCTGCTCTTCTTCGGTTTGACCTCCTGCACGCCCTCTGGCCCAGCCTCCGCCACCTGTGCCACCCTGGAGCAGAGTCGCTTTTTTGGCGTGTTCTCCTCCACGACCACCCTGCACTCGTCACCTTGCTCCTGGACCCTTCAGAATCCCGATCCTCGCCGCTACACTGTCTACATGAAGATCACCAAGCCCACCGACTCCTGCGTGCCCCGCCAGATCAAGACCTTCCAGTTTGACTCCTTCATCGAGACCTCTCGCACCTACCTGGGTATGGAGAGCTTCGACGAGGTCGTCAGACTGTGTGACGCGTCAACCACTGTCACCTACCTAGAATCCAGCAAGCAGTTCCTGCAGATCCGCAAGGTGGCCCCATCAAACGCCCTGGAGACCATTGAGGGAGATCACAGTGTCAGTGAGTTCAAGGCTGAGTTTCTGGTCGTGGGGAAGAGGAACCCTAGCATGCCTGCCTGCCAGATGCTGTGCCAGTGGCTGGAGAAGTGCCTGTCAAGCAGCACCCACGATTATCCCTGCGGCATCATGAACACCCCCTGCCAGTGCTGGGAGGCCCCAAAGAGGAAGCCAGGAAGCTGCTACAGAGGCGGTGTCTACGTTGAGAAATGCTCACCTGTTCCCAAAGACAACGGACGCGACGCTGAGATTATCA AGGGCTGGGCTGGTTGGGGCCGCTGGTCCGTGTGCAGCCAGGAATGTGGCGGCGGAGTCCAGGTGCGCAGCCGATCTTGCCAGCCCGACGATGGCGTGTGTGAGGGAACAGTAGAGGAAGGGCGTGCATGCAACCCTCAGCCCTGCATTG GCAAAGAGCGAAACAGGAGCCAGGGTCTGCGTGCAATTATTGGTCTGAAGAGAGATAACACTGATGACTCCACCCTTGGAGCTGTTGCTCCTCAAACAG ATGCTAAGACAGATGAGTGGGCCCCCTGGAGTGCATGCTCAGTCACCTGTGGGGAGGGCTGGCAGAGCCGTACTCGCCTCTGTGCCACCTCTTCCTTCACCACCCAGTGCACCGGACCCCTGCGTGAGAACAGGCCCTGCAACAACACTGTTGTCTGCCCTG TGGATGGTGCTTGGGACGAGTGGACCCCCTGGAGCTTGTGTTCATCCACATGTGGCCGTGGTTATCGTGACCGTACCCGCACATGCAAGCAGCCCCAGAACGGAGGAGAGCCTTGCCGCGGCCCCACCAGACAAACCAAGTTCTGCAACATTGCTGTCTGCCCAG TGGACGGATCCTGGAATGAGTGGTCTGCCTGGACTTCATGCTCTGCTTCTTGCTCCAATGGCACCAGACAGAGAACAAGGGAGTGCAACGGACCATCTTATGGGGGCTCCGAGTGCCACGGCAGCTGGAAAGAGACAGCAAACTGCTTCCTGAAAGATTGCCCtg TTAATGGAACCTGGCATTCATGGAGCTCATGGGGCAGCTGCAGTAAGACTTGTGGTGGAGGCAtccagcagagacagagagtCTGCGAGGGCCCTTTCTTTGGAGGAGAACCCTGCCCCGGTGAAACAAAGGAGCAGAAGCGCTGCAATGAGAAAAGATGCCCTG AGCCCCATGAGATCTGTGCTGAGCAGAACACCGGTGATGTTGTGTGGAAGAAGACCCCTGCTGGAGATGTGGCTGCAGTCGCCTGCCCCGCCGACGCCTCAG GTCTGATTCTACGCCGCTGCACCCTTGATGCTGTAGGTCTCGCCTCCTGGGAGAACCCAACTTACACTCAGTGTGTCTCAAAGAACTACGAGAACATTCAGATGCTG TCAAAGGACTACATCTCCAAAGCGCAGATGGGGCAAAGCATCGATGGCGTCGCTGAAGTGATTTCACGCTTGAGATTCTCTTCTGATGAAAAGGCCGTATACAGCGGTGACCTCTTGGCTGTCATGGAAATCCTGAAGAACACCACTGAGCTGTACAAGGGAACCAGGCTGAGGCTAAGCAACGCTGATGTCGAG AACTATGTCCAGACCATCAGCAACTTACTGAAGGAGGAACATCGTGACAAATGGGAAGAGGCACAACTG ATGGGTGCCAACATCAAAGAGTTCCTCCGCCTTGTCGAGGACTTTGTGAACATGATCGGTATGCAAATGAGCGGCTTTCAGGACATCTACGAAGTCACTGAGAATTTAG TTCTGAGCATCCACAAGCGCCCAACAACCACGAGCTCCAACTTCACCTTCCCTGTGAAGGGCTGGAGAGGCATGCTGGATTGGGTCAGGACCTCCGAGGAGAAGATCTCTGTGTCCCGTGATGCTCTGTCTCTGAAACAGTCTG atGGCAATGATGCTTTTGTGACCGGCATCGTCCTCTACAGAAACCTTGCCTCAATTATGCCCTTCCAGAG caACAGCACCTTACTTAACTCCAAGGTGGTGACAGTAATTGTCAAACCCTCCCCGACTCTTCTGTCATCCCCCGTCGAGATCGAGTTCCCCCATCTCCACAAC GGCACAGTCAATGAAACCTGCCTCTCATGGGACGAAAGCGAAAC TTCCTCTCTTCTCGGGTCTTGGTCTGCTCGGAGCTGCAGAGCGGTGCCCGTTCATTCATTCCGAACCAAATGCGTGTGTGACAGCCTCTCCACCTTCGCCATTTTAGCGCGCGTCAACTTCGACTCG ATCATGGACAAGGCACTGCTCCCATCCGTGACTCTCATCGTTGGCTGTGGGGTCTCTTCTCTCACCTTGctgctcctcatcatcatctACGTCTCCGTGTGGAA GTACATTCGCTCAGAGCGCTCTGTCATCCTCATCAACTTCTGCCTCTCCATTATATGCTCAAATGCCCTCATTCTTATCGGACAAACCCAGGCTCGCAACAAG GTGGTGTGCACTCTTGTAGCTGCTCTcctccatttctttttcctctcctccttctgctGGGTGCTGACTGAAGCTTGGCAGTCCTACATGGCTGTCACTGGTCGTCTGCGCAACCGCATCATCCGCAAGCGCTTCTTGTGCCTAGGCTGGG gtCTTCCTGCACTGGTAGTGGCCGTTTCTGTTGGTTTCACCAAAGCTCAAGGATACGGCACCGTCAACTA TTGCTGGCTGTCCCTTGAGGGTGGACTCCTCTACTCCTTCGTTGGTCCTGCTGCCGCTGTCGTTCTG gtAAATATGGTGATTGGTATCCTCGTGTTCAACAAGCTTGTATCCAAGGACGGCATCACTGATGTGAAACTGAAGGAGAGAGCTGG GGCATCACTGTGGAGCTCCTGCGTGGTTCTGCCCCTCCTGGCCCTCACCTGGATGTCTGCTGTCCTGGCCATCACGGACCGCCGCTCTGCCCTCTTTCAGATCCTCTTTGCTGTCTTCGACTCTCTGGAGGGTTTCATCATCGTCATGGTGCACTGCATCCTGCGTAGAGAG GTTCAGGAGGCAGTGAAGTGCAGAGTAGTTGACCGCAAGGACGATGGAAATGGAGACTCTGGCAGTTCTCTTCACAATGGTCACCCCCAGCATATG TCTGATAATGAAAAGGATGGAGACTCAAGCAGACAAG gaATGAAAAGCTCATCTGAGGAAAAGAtgcctcctcctcagctgccccttcccatgggctccaACTTCCACACCCTGCCATCCAAGGGCAGCCACATGCAGGCGGTTCCTGAGTACTCCAGCCACACGCTGACCctgaagagagagaaaagccGGCTGGCAGGAGGAGTCGACCCGTCCTGCGGGAAACCTGTGTACGTCTGCGAGGGGGAGCTCTTCAAGCAGCTGGACGCGGACCTCGCCCTGGCTCAGGCCGAGGGCAGCCTCTCTGACGGCAGCGGCTATGTTGTCATGCCCAACACCACATCCACCCTGAGGTCCAAGCCCAAAGACGACCCAACAAAATATAACATCAGCGTGGATCAGCTGCCCCAGGCCAGACTCATGCACCTCGGCGGGCCCTTCGCCGAGCCCCAGGCCGCCTTCGGGATGTCGTCGATCCCTCCCGACCAGGTCAGCGTGTCCTACTCTGAGAGAGACTCGCCAATCCAGAACATCCACAACATGTCCAGCGAATCTCACATCACCCACAGCAGCTTGGAGAACACCTTCGAGTCCATGAACTCAATGATGTCTAAAAGCGAGACCATCTCCACTCTGTCCATGAGCTCCTTGGAG CGACAGAAATCCCGTTACGCTGAGTTGGACTTTGAG AAAATAATGCACACCAAGAAACGCCACCAGAACATGTTCCAGGACCTTAATAGGAAGATGCATCATGCTGAGAAGGACAGAGAGTCTCCTGCTTCTGACAGCAAG GACAAACAGCAGGCTCCAATGGAGAGGCCATGGGAAGGAGTCCGGGGAATACCTCAGTCACCCCCTGCATGGGTGCGTAAAGACCTGGAGCCCCTAGCTGCCTCGCCTCTGGAGCTGCACTCTGTGGAGTGGGAGAAGACGAGCACTACCATCCCCCTGGTGGGGCAGGACATTATTGACCTGCAAACAGAAGTCtga